acctcagtaaaaccaggagacgtggcaggaacattattggacaccgtgccatcatcaatgtcccaggacaacgtggtggtaacataaccatgtgtgcagctataagccaaaatggtgttgttcaccatcatgcaaCCATAGGCCCAtacaacactgcacacattattGCATTCCTGGACACCTTGCATGACATGCTCACTGTTCAGAGGCCAGAGCAGACCCGATATGTCATCATGTGGGACAATGTTAGTTTCCATAGGGATGCTTTGGTCCGCAACTGGTTTACAGATCACCCATCCTTCATGGCACTCAACCTCCCTCCATACTCTCCATTCTTAAATCCCATCGAGGAGTTCTTCTCTGCCTGGCGCTGGAAAGTGTACGACCGTCATCCTCATCAACAGGTAGCCCTTTTACAGGCAATGGAGGAGACATGTGGAGATACTGACCAGGCATCATGTCAGGCCTGGATACGGCATTCAAGGAGATATTTTCCCCGGTGCCTTGGACTGGAGGATATCGCATGCGATGTGGACGAAATTTTGTGGCCGGACCCAGAAAGACGACATGATGTAGgctgattgtctttttttttttccttttttttgtgaaattcctattttgtgttctgactttgtcttggttttgatgagtgtgaataaacaccaatacttgaagtttggatccttgtatgtttacatgacactatgacaaaagtgtgacctcaaattgacatctgtacacagagaaagcaaaagccagatgtgttttgtattcataccatcagtgtgcagttggcacattgtgtgcttagtagatgatggcttgtgtgtactgtttgatacgaaaacaccatttttacgaaggtgtgaagagttaatctagctgtgttcgcttttgcaagagaactacaatgttttgagaattgggtgacaggttttcttatttgtgtgtagagttttgcaaaaatagccaatagttacaaaaaatgtgcttaagcaatcagaaaaaactgtaatgctgatatatagtgacacagttacatgagtgattaatccttttgtttttttgtctttatcaataaagctgcagctttcccTACAGCAAATGTAGTATTTTAagctttgtactgttttcatcagttcattttgcagttaacatgttggatgatctgtctgctgtcattgggtggtgctgaggtctgaatctgagggcagctcctgtaatcacaaagagaacaaaaccatcacaaactcaaatataaattttatccctcaaaattgaaataaagctgattcttctgtcctcacacactccccagatagcaagacgacattgaatctatgttgatttttcatccgaaccgtcgtatatggtcggggttgaaatgccaatgttgtaacaacattgaaatactgtggtaaaccgacggtcttactatagagacgttgtaacgatgttgattcaccgttgtttttttgtcattgatatttgatctatttatagtcgaccaggtgacaacaacaacgtcgagaaaacgtctatttatagttgacgatcattcggctccggtcaccatcaaaaaccatcaatttgtagttgagcattaaattgcattgcaactaatcgggtataaagtaccagagaaagtagatttattgttcatttgttatcaatgacttggtctagttcaccagctttaaaaatcgtgtctacgtgcaatttatgtGTAGTTGAccggaaattaaagcagcgatcacttggactattccgcagcaccctctcacattggtacatccccaggtattcattgtcttctacagtagagcgggacatttgatttactctcagcggaattgaccggagaaggcatcaggtcatgcactgcactggcctgcaccacgattagtataaggtaagaatgaatgattttttttcctactcgttatttccatgtttgcatttgaataacagtaaaaaactcgttaatgttgtacattaacgagtttttttactattatttacgttgctcccacaaaatgtgggagccgaaattgtgtctacttcttacaatccggcaacaaataaattgcactgcgaacaaagtatatcaacaaagaaaacatttttgtttcataatttcttcgttacattccttacaaagctagctttaacgctcgaggtttcctttgttcttgccgtcgcctcggcgcttgacccagactttcgctctgtagttgcttagtactacaaaaattctaaatctgtgatatatgattgataaagcgtaaagttaactgtataaagcgtgttcaatgactttgttacttttgatgattggagagcactcgcttcaattcgcacacgaaaactttagactcagtttgaatgctcACGCGGCATGCCCACGTGACTACGTTGCACGCATACATGACTTTCCGTTTGTgccttgaataatgaataaggctacgtccacacgtaccagcgtatttttgaaaccgctgatttttctatgcgttagcaccttttgtccacacgtaatgtatgtctagccgtacattgtgtttgtatttcaggcacatttcacgaagcagaacgcagtcgtcagagatatccacgtgaacggctgtgatacgtctgaccttcagtcgaagaagaaacccagaccagtcttaaaagaaagcacaagtaaaatcttttattcacaaacatatctttgattgttaagaatttatgatcttgtcttttatacatatctgtggtgcATGCATAAtgcaatatcaccacataatatagtccaaaaagtggaagtttgtaaacttttaaaaatgcaaagccgtgtacacttgtgcacttcaaaaattcattgtatactgtaccttcttgcacgtctctgtttcctgtgtgtgttgttagaaatcaaactaactttaggaaacaatatgccaaaagcatatttacaattacttaagaccgttttaatttcttttctgtagaccaaatccctgtacacatatacggactcagaggatgagcagcctacaaaaaacggtttccccaggcccctcgagtgaaaataccaggtaataaaatactgtctagtgtctgtgtacatatctgtgtctgacacgaggaaacttttttgacaagttgtctgtattcttaaatacttaaaaattatcttttctaaacagccctcatcactccgcagtctgcccccagcccactgatagcaaccatcataatgccccacccagcttccggcacctttcgccactccagcacaaaccgacacagctttgcgatctcgccagcatgcagagtctgatgtcttccctatagatggtatgcttttaaaaagctttaaagctgcatcacaatgtcattgtactcttatctaaaaaaaaaacccaatttatactcctgaatgtcatcttgttgtgatttttttttttctgcagattccagagactctgtgaggccactattacaagtttgaaaatcttggaatttcacagtttacatggtataacaaatatatgtgacaggcaaaaactagtaaacacttttagcagttacaagaactaacaaatgaatatccaacaaaagggaatagaaatacattgtactgccaatactttggtttattctttgtatgacttgaaaatcaggctttagggaaaactaaatgacatgtttctatcatcaattacgtgaagtaaacacacaagcacttgcatacacatttaagacatgagacatgctaattccatctcataaaatgtgtctataggtgagacgctttgcgttgattggtgctgctggaccgcactggaggtgcgagtccgccgtgtaatggtttatgccattacgaaggagctggcctctgtactcgactgggcaggggaaaaaaaaccaaggaccagacaaagcaaaaaagggcatttaaagagacagcgctgtgcagatgcatatttggtaagttttaacatttattgtagttttatgagcctgAAGTGAACAATAATGGGATCaactgatgtgctgggtgcgtttcacatttcctatgtctgttttttgctatattactttgtctttcttaataacaagactttcatgtccggttaatctggagatggagtctttggtcttcggcttgttttgtcctcgggttatacactttgtacagcccgaggaccccatgttttctttttttttttaaaggatacatggcacaccatgctaaaacatatcacattttcagcttatagctctttgggaatcaaatgcggcagtttgctgatttccacctggtgactttcatgtttatcagcctaggagtttacatactttctccctgctgaagacaattaacaagagcttattcatgtgctctaattccctttttttttttgtctttgtttttgtgtgtgtgtctatttttgtcctagatggcctggcgcAGTAGGTGAGGCGAACTCTatgtctgagttggtctttgctcaagcagtccagaaatggctcagatatgctccagatcGTACGGGTGGCGCGCAGGACacacatcatccatccccatcccggagtaaataataaaaagtgacgtgaaacatagaaatgtaaataggaaactttgtcttttaataatttattttgcaaatgatacatgtctattgaccttttttgattttttgtttttttcaataaaaagcaactgtgcgaaagaggtggaaaatcaataccatagctcaacagtgtttcaatatcagaatctgacattgtttcaatgtcaacagtgttagaaaatataacgtcgaatcaatgtcaggtttcaacattgattcaacatcaaaacctgacgttgtttcaacgttaaaaatgggtgcaagagtgatgTTGGGTCAACCtcacacttcaacgttgcttcaatgacgtcgcctgatattgactcaacattgtttcaatgtttccttgctatctgggtcaggatctgaagttcttctcttacattttttcagtattacagtacactacagtattttaatccatagttcctgattaatgaggagttactgaagtacaagcttttaaaaagcttgtacttactgtctttacagatgtggcaagagaccgaaaacatgctgttctttgcatatatttaatattcagttctgcacaggagctgaagcagcgtgcagcctgttgcttttacagtataatacttgtaataaaagtacagtaacagtaattagtgactgattaGCCCGGAACGTTTCTcttaatttctttagtaaattcattcacctgcacagattagctaaacgaaccctgacagccgagtgctcattttagctagctaggcTAGGTCTCAGGACATAGCTAAGGAcagtagttacggattagcttacaaacacgattaacttaccgaaaaagtgcagcggggcctcgggtccttctgtcaggtagtccagtttactgaagaacacctcaggctgtcaggttaaaacactcggtcgtgttttAAGTAGCGTGgcgctggccctcctctcagagcctacgctctatctgctattcccgaacagagatacgcaagtttctccgtgactgcagctgccagtcaaagctgctatgatgacgtttcaccccaatttaacatcaccgcagtaggaattagaatcaaacttatgggaaaggagaccccttggacatcaatcagcatgatgagaattattgataacaaaagaaagaatctttggaaaaaaattatctgaggagaataaatttattttagtctgaccccagtcccatccgctaacatggaggaggcggggtttatgacctatactgcagccagacaccagggggcgatagagacgttttggcttcatttttggggagctgtggcgtcgtccatgttttctacagtcaatggtagAGACGAGCTGTTTGCATGTTCGTGGAACTCTAGCGTCATTAACCaggctagctgttagcttatagctcacgctagctaaccagcgagcagttaaaaagacagctgaagctgcacaaaacacccacaaacttaCCTCACTACAACGTAGCGCCGGAAATATGACTCGCAGCTCGAGctcgacacagctgctgtaacataacggtgcgttcacaccgaacgcgatagaggcagccagagcgtcaggtttacatgtaaagtcaatggaaagagcacgatgacacgcgattgcgcgtccggcgaaaattcggaagcagatttgcgtcgcgaaaacgccaaaacctgtgaaacgcgcgtcagtgtatCGCGTCTGGCGCGTTTGACTTGCGAAAAAAACCACACGcgtgagtttttgtgttgcactttgtgcatacgcgtgtttcgcctctactgctcgagttggaaaatctgaactccGGCGTCAATTCGcgccgcgacaaccaatcaggaggctggtcccgctattttcccactgatgtactaACAAGATAATAtgtttattcagaggacatctgcaggagaaagtggaagagcctcagggacACATATAATAAGGAGAAGAggacagagaaggagaagaggagtgGGTCTGCAGCAGGATCGGGGAAGAGATGGAAGTTCTTCGCGGTCATGGGGTTTCTGGACCCCTTCCTCACCCTGCGGGAGACTAGCGGCAATATGGTGCGGACCGTGGAGAACTTCCCCCCCCCGAGGACCAGGGACAGCCCGGAGAGGCAGCAGGGGAGTGTCAGTCAGAAGGACAAGGTTTACAGTGAATTAATGTAGGCAGTTAATTTATGcgtgttgtcatataggaatatattttgtttattaataaaacagtatacagtggtcccgctgTTCACCCGTCACATTTCGCTGATTTTTGTTATTGCACCGTACAGCTTTCCACAAtgcgcattgcattctgcagcctgattgacaaatctcctccgtgtcgtgtctcctgcgcttgccaaacttatcatgtttggttttgataaccatcacgtccaatagaaaaaacagccccaaaacactcataactatgaccctcattcggagATACACACCTGCACCGTGAGGGAAAAAGGTGCACGAAAGTGGCGCGCAGACGGAGAAAAAGCACAGCATAAtaaaacttcctcccacatttccggttcacgcgcgtcaaaatatgcaattttgacgcgtgatggatttttcttggacacgcgttgaggtgcgaatgtgcacgcgtcaaattaggggcgtttggggcgttttcgctcgcgtctatcgcgttcggtgtgaacacaccgtaagaCTGACAACCAGCTAACCACAGttaaaaagatatttagagaAAACTTACTGTTTCATCAGGTTACGAGCTGATTTCTTTAACGCTGAaaagttggtttgttttggctctGACTGAAGACACCGACACTGCAGACATAGCTGTTCTTTTGTACTGCTTTTAAGTGAAAcattctttgtatgtgaggccAATGGTGTTCATCCTCTTCTGCTCTAGCGTAGACTCTGCCATCATATTTCTTCTTTCCGTGTGTCGCTACTTTGAAACGCTTGGGCCACTCCGCCCGCCACGGGTTCAAACTGGTCTTGTGAGTGTATGGCCACGTCTCATTGGTAAAAAAGTTACCGGAAACTCCACTGACGGCATGTTATCTAATGTGttaaaactaatttttttttttaagtaacgagtcgaattttgcaaatgtagcggAGTAAAAGTAGCATTTCTTCTTTataaatgtactcaagtaaaagtaaaaagtatcgtgcaaaaaaggtacttaaaagtacatttttttcaaaaacttactcaagtaaatgtaacggagtaaatgtagctcgttactacccacctctgaATATATATCCATATCTGCAATTCTGATACTTTATTAGTTTATTAGTTTTATTAGTTTGGTAAAAAAGACATTCCTATAACTTTAATAATACAGTAACAAGTACAACTACTAAACACTACTGTGTCCTAAGGAAACAAAGACTAAAATGTAACAGAGATAACATAAACTTGATATACATATCTATACATGCAGCTTCCTAAATGTAACATTCAGGATTATTCACTGCAGCTCCAGAaatcagagctacctcatcagatccaagtgtgacatcagctgacactctttacaggagattccatctgaactctgtggagcctgatctcaaggtttttaagtctgaccctgaaaccagaagaggatctttctctctcttcagattcattatgatccagtgatttcagtcctgcatgatcaggctgatgtttgcacagagcaagtaatgaagtgaatgtttttgcacattggtaacagtgaaacagtttatttacagtgtgggatcgtttgtgttcagagtatgaactgagattcctgaagctcttgtcagactggtcacagctgaaattcacttccatgtgtgtatgttcatgtttgttacgatgacctgattgtgagaagcttttgtcacagtgtctgcacttgtatggtgtctctcctgtgtggattcccttatgctttttctttaagctcacgtgcagtggtgaaggatgacccacactggtcaCATATGTGCTTCTTGAccccactgtggaagagttcaTGTATATATGGTTTGTGGAagcctctcccacattctttgcagtagttcattttgCCTCCAgtgtctacgttgatgtggTTTTAGGTCCCGTTCATGACTGaaggtttttccacaaaggtcacagagaaactctttcccaccaccacagtgacgacAGGGTTGAGAAATGGATCCATGTGCGTTGCTCtacttctaaacaaagacattaTAAATCAGGGAattccttcaacatttttatcctgaatgtcgcctgaaataaagagcatctctggcAACGTCCAATTAcgttttactgtttacattataacacTCAGCTTACTGAGCGAAGATGAGtcttcatttttccaaacagttcATTCAGTATAACTCCATAAGTTTACTGATCAGACTTTTTCCAAACAATCTGGTTAAAATTACAAGATAAagataaatacatacctcacagtaactgcacttctAGAGttactttctggtgtggatctgttggtgttttttcagGTGATATGGAGATTTAAaggtcttctcacacaggtcacatttgtaaggtctctcctcagtgtggctaaacatgtgttgttgtaactgtgcatctgttgtaaatggtttcccacactgatcacagcagtaaaCATCATTTCCAGTGTGAATCCGCAGGTGAATATTTCGGTAGTGTTTGTCGCGGaaactttttccacaaaagtcgcagctgtacgccttaattccagagtgggtaactagatgcctcTGTAAGTTGGTATTTTGAGCCAAAGTCttaccacacaactcacagctgtaagatTTAACtacactgtggatgagttggtgtctttttaagtttccagcccagttaaaagactttccacacaactcacagttgtaaggtttaaatccactgtggaagagttggtgtgtttttaagtttccagcccggttaaaagactttccacacaactcacagctgtaaggtttaaatccactgtggatgagttggtgtgtttttaagcctccagcctcggtaaaagactttccacacaattcacagctgtaaggtttaactccactgtggatgagttggtgttttttcaaGTGTCCAACCTGGGTAAatgactttccacacaactcacagctgtaaggtttaactccactgtggatgagttggtgttttttcaagtgtccagcctgggtaaaagactttccacacaagtcacagctgtaaggtttaactccactgtggatgagttggtgttttttcaaGTGTCCAACCTGGGTAAatgactttccacacaactcacagctgtaaggtttaactccactgtggatgagttggtgttttttcaagtgtccagcctgggtaaaagactttccacacaagtcacagctgtaaggtttaactccactgtggatgagttggtgttttttcaagtgtccagcctgggtaaaagactttccacactcatcacaactgtaggttttctctccctttcttctgtgaggtttgtcggcctcctgagagcgctgacttcttgctccatgttggtcctgcagtgacagagatacaaacagaggcagtgagtgaaatgtagtcatggaacaaactgaaactccctCCATCAGTGGAATTCAACATGTCAACAAAAACATTGTAGGTGTGTTTCCACCACCTTCTGGTGGCAGTATCACATTACAATGATGTGACGCAATGagagttttaattaaaatgacattattgAAGAAATATTGATCAATGAAGAAAATCTTTTACGAAATTGCAAGTTCAACTGATGATATTGTTGTTTCAGTGTGTGCTTATAAAAtatgatctttgtattttcttgtaggggcgatcgtggctcaagagtttggagttcgccttgtaatcggaaggttaccggttcgagccccagcttggacagtctcggtcgttgtgtccttgggcaagacacttcacccgttgcctactggtggtagtcagagggcccggtggcgccagtgtccggcagcctcgcctctgtcagtgcgccccagggtggctgtggctacaacgtagcttgccatcaccagtgtgtgaatgtgtgcgtgaatgggtgaatgaccggatatgtaaagagctttggggtccttagggaccataaaaagcgctatat
The sequence above is a segment of the Oreochromis aureus strain Israel breed Guangdong linkage group 3, ZZ_aureus, whole genome shotgun sequence genome. Coding sequences within it:
- the LOC120438255 gene encoding zinc finger protein 708-like encodes the protein TYSCDECGKSFTQAGHLKKHQLIHSGVKPYSCDLCGKSFTQAGHLKKHQLIHSGVKPYSCELCGKSFTQVGHLKKHQLIHSGVKPYSCDLCGKSFTQAGHLKKHQLIHSGVKPYSCELCGKSFTQVGHLKKHQLIHSGVKPYSCELCGKSFTEAGGLKTHQLIHSGFKPYSCELCGKSFNRAGNLKTHQLFHSGFKPYNCELCGKSFNWAGNLKRHQLIHSVVKSYSCELCGKTLAQNTNLQRHLVTHSGIKAYSCDFCGKSFRDKHYRNIHLRIHTGNDVYCCDQCGKPFTTDAQLQQHMFSHTEERPYKCDLCEKTFKSPYHLKKHQQIHTRK